A stretch of the Denticeps clupeoides chromosome 6, fDenClu1.1, whole genome shotgun sequence genome encodes the following:
- the LOC114793066 gene encoding cdc42 effector protein 2-like produces MSAKAPIYLKRRSRKGKKEKLRDLLSSDMISPPLGDFRHTIHIGSGGGADDLFGDLSFLQGKFHLLPGQQGLQALSQYGGGDGFQFSRTSSVSTHVPSSESSPLLKNAMSLPVIGGVQALTLPNTSTSQPAPPVIQSKPSSPPPPQQAPPPKPPRLHLEDRSLSSSPPPPVLASPERPTRLIPSWPVEDSITPEEDGVQESPYLSHAGSLLSLHLDLGPSILDEVLQIMDSQRMGGLNGGCLSGGRQEIYT; encoded by the coding sequence ATGTCTGCCAAAGCTCCCATTTACCTGAAGCGGCGCAGCCGGAAAGGGAAGAAGGAGAAACTTCGGGATCTGCTGTCGTCTGACATGATAAGCCCGCCCCTGGGCGACTTCCGACACACCATCCACATTGGCAGCGGAGGTGGAGCGGACGACCTCTTTGGCGACCTCTCCTTCCTGCAGGGAAAGTTCCACCTGTTGCCCGGGCAACAGGGTCTCCAAGCCCTGTCCCAGTATGGAGGTGGGGATGGGTTCCAGTTTAGTCGGACATCGAGCGTGAGCACCCACGTGCCCTCGTCAGAAAGCTCGCCACTTCTTAAGAACGccatgtcacttcctgtcaTTGGTGGCGTCCAGGCGCTCACTCTACCCAACACCTCCACCAGCCAGCCCGCCCCGCCTGTCATCCAATCAAAACCCAGCTCCCCGCCTCCTCCCCAACAAGCCCCGCCTCCAAAGCCTCCCAGACTACACCTGGAGGATCGCTCCCTATCCTCATCCCCGCCTCCTCCTGTCCTCGCGTCTCCTGAGCGGCCGACTCGTCTCATCCCATCATGGCCCGTGGAGGACAGTATCACTCCAGAGGAGGACGGTGTTCAAGAGAGTCCCTACCTGTCCCATGCTGGCTCCCTGCTCTCACTGCACCTGGACCTTGGGCCATCGATTCTGGACGAAGTGCTGCAGATCATGGACAGCCAGAGAATGGGGGGCCTGAATGGTGGCTGCCTCTCAGGGGGGAGACAAGAGATCTACACCTGA